GTGCTGATGGCGTATCCGCTGCCTTTAGCAACAATCCTcctaaaaatgaattaatgaaacaatatttcaacTATTTATCCGAGATCAGTGAAACGGCTGATTTATATGGGAAGTTTCCAAACTCTAAGGCAGCCGTGGAATTTTATGCGGTTGCTGTGGATAGAAATTATCGTAGACAAGGACTTTCAAGGTCACTAATGGCTGAAGgaatttctttcgcgaaaAATACTGTGAAAGACGTCGGATTCATATTTGGTGTGTATACCTCTTTGTATTCGAAAAAAGCGGCGGAAAGACTCGGACTAAAAAGCGTTATGGACGTAGATCTTTTACACTACAAAGATAATGATGGGCGACCTATTTTTCAAGACACTCCGCCGCATAATGTTGTTTCTGTTATGGTCTTGcaacttatttaaaattttccagaTGGCATGTATCGTACAAAAAAGTGTACAAATGTATGTTTCTGTTAAAAAGTATATGAGCTAAAATCGAGTATTCTGTATCTTTCAGTTCTCATACGccatttaattgtataataattactgtttctaaaaatgtattattaataaaaataattattaataaatattactttgagACAACTTATTCAgcagttttatattaaatattaaattaatttaatttcatactaaataatttatctataatcattgtttattatatattaattactcGTATCACTTACTTAATTAGTACTTATTATCTATACTCTCTATTATCGcttcaatacatttttcatcatcactataattaattaccaaCTGTAAAGCGC
This is a stretch of genomic DNA from Bombus pyrosoma isolate SC7728 linkage group LG16, ASM1482585v1, whole genome shotgun sequence. It encodes these proteins:
- the LOC122576500 gene encoding uncharacterized protein LOC122576500, whose amino-acid sequence is MESNNDQYTFEWANDTHLSEILSFLHENFDKEETMLKSLRDNNSLTIEDEESMRIDHERLIRAIFAFSPCIIAIGKSSKKIIGVNLMIVSKNSKSDDGADGVSAAFSNNPPKNELMKQYFNYLSEISETADLYGKFPNSKAAVEFYAVAVDRNYRRQGLSRSLMAEGISFAKNTVKDVGFIFGVYTSLYSKKAAERLGLKSVMDVDLLHYKDNDGRPIFQDTPPHNVVSVMVLQLI